CTCTTCCACTTCAGACCCTGATTCTGCTGTCGAGGTGTCACTAGCTTTTATCTGAGCCAATGAGGACATTGTTGTTACGGTAAGacacaaattttgaaaacaagtTTCGTATCTTAAGTATAGAAGACCTTTACCCCAGAAAAAGATGGCTTATCGCATGAAGACACACGGGAAAAACTGTTTAGAGCCGAATTATGCCTGCAGAGCGGTCCACCACTTTGAAGCATCTACAAGGTGGGGAAGATCAGTTAAGTAACACTATTCTGTCTGGTGTTAAtctttttaaccaaaatagGCTGCGGAAGATCGATTTTTACCTTTAATATCTCAGGGTCATTCCAGGGGCCTTTATCAGATCTCATACAACCACCTCGATCTGCACAGGTGCAAGTGCCACCAAGAAAATCTGGCAGCTGGCTGAAAAAGTTCCAAAAATGGTTAGGAAGCTATATCATATTTTGGACTCATGTGAACCAAACAAGCTATATCATATTTTGGACTCATGTGAACCAAACAAGAGGATTGAGATGTCTCAACCTTGCATCAATGATCTCAAGTAGTTTGTTTTGGTACTTGTTACCAATGACctataacaacaacacatcGACAATAGTTAATACGATTAAAGATAATCTTTAGGATAACTTGAGGAAATGTGGATGGATATGCATAAAAGGGTAAATTTACATGAATCTTCGTGACTGTTTTTGGATCAAGAAACTGTTTCACTGTGGCCCAGACTAGCTTAAAACCAGAACCACCATTGATGATGAACATACGATGAAGTGTCTGCATATAGGTGAAATATTACCTCACATTATCTTTTATCAAACTTATTTAATTAACACACAATTtgtaacaaaatcaatagCAACCAGCTCATACCTCAGGGTAGTTATCGTTATCAATCTTTTGCAGCTGGATTATGAGATCCCTCGCAGGCTTAGAGAAATTCTTGAACCCCTGCAAAACATAAGTTAAGCAATTATAAGTAATAAGATGCAGGACAATAAACACTACACTAGGAAAAACTAACAGAATCTGGTTTTATAAGTACCACGCCTTGGACATCTAGAATTGTTGTGCTAGAGTCAATATGTCTCTTAGCAGCAATGCAGCAAGCTGGAAGCTTTATGTTGACAGTTTTCTCAAACTCTCGAACATGATACCTTATGAATCTTTCCACTGTAGTGACTTGCATGAGCTTGGCCGGATCAACTAGTCCTAATCTTTCAATGTAAACAGGCCTTCCTTCTTTATCAACACCATGATAACCATGAGGGTAGTATTTCAGAACTTCATCAAActcttcaaattcaaaatcctATTAACACACATATTGAGATTAAAACCATCACATGAGATTAAAAGTAAcatattaagattttttttaaaaacatgtaatTCACCTCGAAAATGGTGTCAGTACCAAAATCTTTTCTCCATTTGATCATATTACTCCACATTAACTTGGTTTTCCCAATATCAAATTTCCTAGCTTTCAAGAATCTAACAGAGAACATAgaacatcaaaatcatcatcatcaccatcatcatcatcatgaaaaATGAATCGACAGAAATAAAGTCTCACCTCAGCATGATGTGATAATCATCAAGTGTAGGAGGAAGCAAATTCTCAGAGACGAGTAAATTACGGAATTCATCAACAGCTCGCAATTCCTCAACATCATGAATATCTTCAATGGTAAGAGAGAAAGTACGATCACTGCTTCTTCTCCTACTGctacctttcttcttcaacgaaTGTCTGAGTTTGCTCGAAGCTTTCGcagctttcttcttgaaattgaaattcccgattcttgtcttcttctcatcCTCTGAAACTTCGAAATC
This sequence is a window from Arabidopsis thaliana chromosome 1 sequence. Protein-coding genes within it:
- a CDS encoding Sec14p-like phosphatidylinositol transfer family protein (Sec14p-like phosphatidylinositol transfer family protein; FUNCTIONS IN: transporter activity; INVOLVED IN: transport; EXPRESSED IN: 24 plant structures; EXPRESSED DURING: 13 growth stages; CONTAINS InterPro DOMAIN/s: Cellular retinaldehyde-binding/triple function, C-terminal (InterPro:IPR001251), Cellular retinaldehyde-binding/triple function, N-terminal (InterPro:IPR008273), Phosphatidylinositol transfer protein-like, N-terminal (InterPro:IPR011074); BEST Arabidopsis thaliana protein match is: Sec14p-like phosphatidylinositol transfer family protein (TAIR:AT1G19650.1); Has 2578 Blast hits to 2567 proteins in 225 species: Archae - 0; Bacteria - 2; Metazoa - 778; Fungi - 522; Plants - 891; Viruses - 0; Other Eukaryotes - 385 (source: NCBI BLink).), which encodes MSGSLDRFARPCFEGVSSNDERRERRSDFEVSEDEKKTRIGNFNFKKKAAKASSKLRHSLKKKGSSRRRSSDRTFSLTIEDIHDVEELRAVDEFRNLLVSENLLPPTLDDYHIMLRFLKARKFDIGKTKLMWSNMIKWRKDFGTDTIFEDFEFEEFDEVLKYYPHGYHGVDKEGRPVYIERLGLVDPAKLMQVTTVERFIRYHVREFEKTVNIKLPACCIAAKRHIDSSTTILDVQGVGFKNFSKPARDLIIQLQKIDNDNYPETLHRMFIINGGSGFKLVWATVKQFLDPKTVTKIHVIGNKYQNKLLEIIDASQLPDFLGGTCTCADRGGCMRSDKGPWNDPEILKMLQSGGPLCRHNSALNSFSRVSSCDKPSFSGIKASDTSTAESGSEVEEMASPKVNRELRVPKLTPVCEDIRGTAISYPTDSSEYDSPMVDKVVDVAWMAHEKPKASKGSEDTPDSGKIRTVTYIWRWLMMFFVNLFTLLISLALPQREGHSQSESSVDGPNARESRPPSPAFATIAERNVFSSVVNRLGDLEKQVETLHSKRHEMPREKEELLNTAVYRVDALEAELIATKKALHEALMRQDDLLAYIDREEDEKYHKRIHLRGFCWENRKRRFVNTNPIERTMFISKIRSHKQRFDTFGGNFRRMFFQLIFKVHFYLYQ
- a CDS encoding Sec14p-like phosphatidylinositol transfer family protein (Sec14p-like phosphatidylinositol transfer family protein; FUNCTIONS IN: transporter activity; INVOLVED IN: transport; LOCATED IN: plasma membrane; EXPRESSED IN: 24 plant structures; EXPRESSED DURING: 13 growth stages; CONTAINS InterPro DOMAIN/s: Cellular retinaldehyde-binding/triple function, C-terminal (InterPro:IPR001251), Cellular retinaldehyde-binding/triple function, N-terminal (InterPro:IPR008273), Cellular retinaldehyde binding/alpha-tocopherol transport (InterPro:IPR001071), Phosphatidylinositol transfer protein-like, N-terminal (InterPro:IPR011074); BEST Arabidopsis thaliana protein match is: Sec14p-like phosphatidylinositol transfer family protein (TAIR:AT1G19650.1); Has 2560 Blast hits to 2549 proteins in 232 species: Archae - 0; Bacteria - 2; Metazoa - 772; Fungi - 533; Plants - 872; Viruses - 0; Other Eukaryotes - 381 (source: NCBI BLink).), whose translation is MSGSLDRFARPCFEGVSSNDERRERRSDFEVSEDEKKTRIGNFNFKKKAAKASSKLRHSLKKKGSSRRRSSDRTFSLTIEDIHDVEELRAVDEFRNLLVSENLLPPTLDDYHIMLRFLKARKFDIGKTKLMWSNMIKWRKDFGTDTIFEDFEFEEFDEVLKYYPHGYHGVDKEGRPVYIERLGLVDPAKLMQVTTVERFIRYHVREFEKTVNIKLPACCIAAKRHIDSSTTILDVQGVGFKNFSKPARDLIIQLQKIDNDNYPETLHRMFIINGGSGFKLVWATVKQFLDPKTVTKIHVIGNKYQNKLLEIIDASQLPDFLGGTCTCADRGGCMRSDKGPWNDPEILKMLQSGGPLCRHNSALNSFSRVSSCDKPSFSGIKASDTSTAESGSEVEEMASPKVNRELRVPKLTPVCEDIRGTAISYPTDSSEYDSPMVDKVVDVAWMAHEKPKASKGSEDTPDSGKIRTVTYIWRWLMMFFVNLFTLLISLALPQREGHSQSESSVDGPNARESRPPSPAFATIAERNVFSSVVNRLGDLEKQVETLHSKRHEMPREKEELLNTAVYRVDALEAELIATKKALHEALMRQDDLLAYIDREEDEKYHKKKKVCW